The genomic interval CCCTTCTCGCGCGGACATCGGCACGGTTCGCAGCGCTTCGCGCGTGGAGAGAATGACCACGGGCAGTGCGAGCAGGCCCAGCGTGGCGCCGCCCGAGAGAATCGACGGGCCCCACCCAAACGCCCGCACGAAGATCCCCAGCCCGAGCAGGCCGTAGATGATCGACGGCACGCCTGCGAGGTTGGCGATATTGATTTCGATGAGGCGGGCCATGCGGCCGCCTCCACCGTACTCCTCGAGGTACACCGCGGCGCCGATCCCCAGTGGCAGCGCAAACGCCGCCGTCACCATCAGGATGTAGAGGCTGCCGAGAATCGCGGGGTAGATGCCCGCCGACGATGCGCGGCGGGAGGGCATGCTGGTGAGGAACTCCCAGTCGAGGCGCGCCCAGCCGTCAGACCAGATGTCGTACAGCAGCGCCAGCAGCGCGACGAGCGAGAGCGTGAGCACGAGGATGCTCATGGTCTGCAGCAGGCGATCGCCGGCCATGCGGCGCGAAGCGGAGGTCACGAGTACTGCTCCCGGAAGCGGCGGCGCAGCCAGTCGCTGATGAGGTTGAGCACGAAGGTCATCAGGAACAACAACATGCCCACGGCGAAGATGGTGCGGAAGGCGATCGATCCCGCCGGTGTATCGCCCATGCTGACCTGCACGATGTAGGCGGTCATTGTCTCCACCGGATTCATGGGGTTGGCGGTCAGACGCGGCTGTTGTCCGGCGGCAATCGCCACGATCATCGTCTCGCCGATGGCGCGGGACATGGCCAGGATGAACGACGCGGAGATGCCGGAGAGCGCGGCGGGCACCACCACGCGCAACGCCGCCTGCATCTTGGTGGCGCCCAAGGCGTACGCGCCTTCACGTAGCCCGTTAGGCACCGCGTGCAACGCGTCTTCCGACAGCGACGACACCAGCGGGAGGATCATGATGCCCATGACCAGACCGGGACTCAGCGCATTGAAGAGCGCCAGGTCGGGGAAGACCTTTTGCAGCAGCGGAGTCACGAACAGCAGGGCGAAATAGCCGAAGACGACCGTGGGAATCCCGGCCAACACCTCCAGCACGGGCTTGACCACGCGCCGCACGCCTGGCGGGGCATACTCGCTCAGGTAGATGGCCGAGAGCAGGCCGGCAGGCATCGCCACGAGCATGGCGATGAGCGACACCAGAATGGTGCCGCCCACAAGGGGAGCGCCGAACTGCGGGTCGTAGAAGAGCGGCGTCCAGACGGTGCCGAACAGGAAGTCCGTGATCGGCACCTCACGGAAGAACTCGTACGTTTCGAAGACGAGCACGCCGATGATCCCGGCGGTGACGAGCACTGATCCGGCGGCGCAGGCAAACAGCGCGCGCTCGATCAGCCACTCGACTTTCCGCCGGGTCGCCAGCGTCATTACTGACGGCCCTGCAGCAGTTCTGTCAGGGATTTCGTTGACTGCGCCGCGTGGTCGGCAAACATGGTGCCGGGGTGCGTGCCGCGAGGCGCGCCTTGACCAGCGCCAGTTCGGCGTCGGTCAGCGAGACATACCCGACTTCCTTCGAGAGCTTGCCGGTGTTGGCCGGTAGAAGTCCGCGAACTTCTGCACTTCAGGGCGGGCCATAGCGGTGGTGCTCACGTAAATGAACAGGGGCCGTGACAGGGGGCGATAGGTGCCGTTGCGCACCACGTCAAACGACGGCTGAATGGGGCCCGCCCCGTTGGTGGGGTCCTCGTCGTCGATGCCCACGAGCTTGAGCTTGCCCCTGGTTCTCTTCGTAGTAGGCGAGGCCCATGCCCCGAGGGCGTATTCGTCACCCGAAACGCCCTGCACCAGGATGTTGTCGTTTTCGCTCGACGTGTAGTCGCCGCGGCTCTGCTTGGCCTTGCCCACAATCGCCTCGGTGAAGTAGTCGAAGGTGCCCGGAGTCGGTGCCGGCGCCGTAGAGGTTAATCATCTTGTCGGGCCAGCCCGCGCGGACCTGGCTCCACTTCGTGATTTTGCCCTGCGCGTCGGGCGACCACAGCTTCTTGAGTTCGGCGACCGTCATCGAAGCGGCCCAGGTGTTTTTGGGATTCACGACGACAGCGAGGCCGTCGTAGGCGACAGGCAGTTCAACGAAGGCGATCGATGCCTGGGCGCAGGCTTCCAGTTCGGTGGTGCTGATGGGCCGTGAGGCGTCAGACACCGCGATTTCACCGCGGCAGAACTTCTTGAAGCCACCGCCGGTTCCCGAAAACCCGACTGTGACTGGTGCGGAACCATCGGTCTTGCCGAAATCCTCCGCGACCGCTTCGGAGATCGGAAAGACCGTGCTGGAGCCGTCGATGGCGATGACGGCCGCAGGCGTGGACGAGGGCGCCGGCTCTGTGCCACCACCGCACGAAGCAGCGACAAGGGGCGGGCAACGTGATGATGCTCAGGAGGCGGGCAGCGGACAGAAGGCGAATTCTCATAGGACCGAGCGTATGGGCCGAGAATATCGCGCCGGTTTCGGAGGTGTAAATTCTGTGTTACAAGCGGACCGGGGCCGGGCGGCCCGTCGGCGACCCCGCCCAACCGCGACTTCGAAGCGGATCGGCCGGTCCAGCAGGTCCGAGAGGGGCTCGGCATGCCGCTGGGCCGCCCACAGCTCCAGTTCGGACGCTTCACCCGCCGAAGCGCACGAGGAAGGCCCTCGGGTGTCTCAGTGGAGCTCAATGCCGCCGATCGATTGTGCGTGGCCGCGGTCCAGACCTTCGGCCAGGCGCAGCATGGCGGCCAGCAGCCGCACGATACGGCGGCGCGGCGCTGGCAGGGCGCTGAAGTCCTCATGGCTTTTCCGTGGGGCGGTCTGGCGGTGGTATCGCGCCACCAGGGCCATCAGCACAATCTCGTCGGGCTCGAAGCCCCGAAGATCGCCATGCAGAATGAGATAGTGCGAGTGTTTGTGGTGCCGTTCGTAGCTGATGAGGCCGCCGATGTCGTGCAGGATCGCGGCGTACTCCAGCCACTCACGTTCGCGTGGCCCCAGTTCATGCAGGTGCTGCGTCGCGTCGAACAGCGCGAGCGACAGGCGTGCCACGTGGGTGGCATGCCGCGG from Acidobacteriota bacterium carries:
- the pstC gene encoding phosphate ABC transporter permease subunit PstC, with the protein product MTLATRRKVEWLIERALFACAAGSVLVTAGIIGVLVFETYEFFREVPITDFLFGTVWTPLFYDPQFGAPLVGGTILVSLIAMLVAMPAGLLSAIYLSEYAPPGVRRVVKPVLEVLAGIPTVVFGYFALLFVTPLLQKVFPDLALFNALSPGLVMGIMILPLVSSLSEDALHAVPNGLREGAYALGATKMQAALRVVVPAALSGISASFILAMSRAIGETMIVAIAAGQQPRLTANPMNPVETMTAYIVQVSMGDTPAGSIAFRTIFAVGMLLFLMTFVLNLISDWLRRRFREQYS
- a CDS encoding HD domain-containing protein; its protein translation is MLLDTLLSALGATELTLCDFALREGLVLDYIKKNGAHIRTVERYPDVRRRSVIELAERCHYIPRHATHVARLSLALFDATQHLHELGPREREWLEYAAILHDIGGLISYERHHKHSHYLILHGDLRGFEPDEIVLMALVARYHRQTAPRKSHEDFSALPAPRRRIVRLLAAMLRLAEGLDRGHAQSIGGIELH